In one Pseudomonas hydrolytica genomic region, the following are encoded:
- the rsxB gene encoding electron transport complex subunit RsxB: protein MSLVLVAVLALLGLCLIAGAILGFAAVRFKVEGDPIAEQINALLPQTQCGQCGYPGCKPYAEAIAGGDKINKCPPGGEATIQALADLLDVEPEPLDAVEGEKPQMVAFIREAECIGCTKCIQACPVDAIVGAARQMHTVIVSECTGCDLCVEPCPVDCIDMIEVGSTVQSWKWDKPLAPGQLIASDREQAA, encoded by the coding sequence ATGAGCCTGGTTCTCGTCGCCGTACTCGCCCTGCTCGGCCTGTGCCTGATCGCCGGCGCCATCCTAGGTTTCGCCGCGGTGCGCTTCAAGGTCGAGGGCGACCCCATCGCCGAGCAGATCAACGCCCTGCTGCCGCAGACCCAGTGCGGCCAGTGCGGCTACCCCGGCTGCAAGCCCTACGCCGAGGCGATCGCCGGTGGCGACAAGATCAACAAGTGCCCGCCCGGCGGCGAGGCGACCATCCAGGCGCTGGCCGACCTGCTGGACGTCGAACCCGAGCCGCTAGATGCGGTGGAAGGCGAGAAGCCGCAGATGGTCGCGTTCATCCGCGAAGCAGAATGCATTGGCTGCACCAAGTGCATCCAGGCCTGTCCGGTGGACGCCATCGTCGGCGCTGCGCGGCAGATGCACACGGTGATCGTCAGCGAATGCACCGGCTGCGACCTCTGCGTCGAACCCTGCCCGGTGGACTGCATCGACATGATCGAAGTCGGTAGCACCGTGCAAAGCTGGAAATGGGACAAACCGCTGGCGCCCGGCCAGTTGATCGCCAGCGACCGGGAGCAGGCGGCATGA
- the dcd gene encoding dCTP deaminase yields MSIKSDKWIRRMAQEHGMIEPFVERQVRGADSSRVISYGVSSYGYDVRCADEFKVFTNIHSAIVDPKNFDEKSFVDIKSDVCIIPPNSFALARTVEYFRIPRDVLTICLGKSTYARCGIIVNVTPLEPEWEGHVTLEFSNTTNLPAKIYANEGVAQMLFLQSDEACEVSYKDRGGKYQGQTGVTLPRT; encoded by the coding sequence ATGAGCATCAAATCGGACAAGTGGATTCGCCGCATGGCCCAGGAACACGGCATGATCGAGCCGTTCGTAGAGCGCCAGGTACGCGGTGCGGACTCCAGTCGAGTGATTTCCTACGGCGTGTCCAGCTACGGCTACGACGTACGCTGCGCCGACGAATTCAAGGTATTCACCAATATCCACTCGGCCATCGTCGACCCGAAGAATTTCGACGAGAAGAGCTTCGTCGACATCAAGAGCGACGTCTGCATCATCCCGCCGAACTCCTTCGCCCTGGCCCGCACGGTCGAGTACTTCCGCATCCCGCGCGACGTGCTGACCATCTGCCTGGGCAAGAGCACCTATGCGCGCTGCGGCATCATCGTCAACGTCACGCCGCTGGAGCCGGAGTGGGAAGGCCACGTGACCCTGGAGTTCTCCAACACCACCAACCTGCCGGCGAAGATCTACGCCAACGAAGGCGTGGCGCAGATGCTGTTCCTGCAGTCCGACGAGGCCTGCGAAGTGTCCTACAAGGACCGCGGCGGCAAGTATCAGGGCCAGACTGGTGTGACTCTGCCGCGAACCTGA
- the apbC gene encoding iron-sulfur cluster carrier protein ApbC, with translation MSAVTREAVEACLRQFTDPHLDQDPVSAGCLREVDIQGARVTVRLELGYAAGLFKNGWAQMLQMALENLDGVDSAQVKVDCVIDSHQGQAQVPALAGVKNVIAVASGKGGVGKSTTAANLALALAREGARVGILDADIYGPSQGIMFGIAEGTRPQVKDQKWFVPLEAHGVQVMSMAFLTDDNTPMVWRGPMVSGALLQLITQTAWNDLDYLVVDMPPGTGDIQLTLAQKVPVAGSVIVTTPQDLALLDAKKGVEMFRKVHIPVLGVVENMAVHICSNCGHAEHLFGEGGGEKLAAQYGVELLASLPLSMAIRMQADDGKPTTIADPESQIAMIYQDLARKVGARIAQAGKPAMPSIEISED, from the coding sequence ATGAGTGCCGTCACCCGCGAAGCGGTCGAAGCCTGTCTGCGTCAGTTCACCGACCCCCATCTCGATCAGGACCCGGTCAGCGCCGGTTGCCTGCGCGAGGTCGACATCCAGGGCGCGCGCGTTACCGTACGTCTGGAGCTGGGCTACGCCGCCGGCCTGTTCAAGAACGGTTGGGCGCAGATGCTGCAAATGGCGCTGGAGAACCTCGATGGCGTCGACAGTGCGCAGGTAAAGGTCGACTGCGTGATCGACTCGCATCAGGGCCAGGCCCAGGTGCCGGCACTGGCCGGGGTAAAGAACGTGATCGCCGTGGCTTCGGGCAAGGGCGGTGTGGGCAAGTCCACCACCGCGGCCAACCTGGCGCTGGCGCTGGCCCGCGAGGGCGCGCGCGTGGGCATCCTCGACGCCGATATCTACGGGCCCAGCCAGGGCATCATGTTCGGCATCGCCGAGGGTACGCGGCCGCAGGTGAAGGATCAGAAATGGTTCGTGCCGCTCGAGGCCCATGGCGTGCAGGTGATGTCCATGGCCTTTCTCACCGACGACAACACGCCGATGGTGTGGCGCGGGCCGATGGTCAGCGGTGCGCTGCTGCAGCTGATCACCCAAACCGCCTGGAACGACCTCGATTACCTGGTGGTGGATATGCCGCCGGGTACCGGTGACATCCAGTTGACCCTGGCGCAGAAGGTGCCGGTGGCCGGCAGCGTGATCGTCACCACGCCGCAGGACCTGGCCCTGCTCGATGCCAAGAAAGGCGTGGAGATGTTCCGCAAGGTGCACATCCCGGTGCTGGGTGTGGTGGAGAACATGGCGGTGCACATCTGCTCGAACTGCGGCCATGCCGAGCACCTGTTCGGCGAGGGCGGAGGCGAGAAGCTGGCTGCGCAATACGGCGTCGAGCTGCTGGCCTCCCTGCCGCTGTCGATGGCCATCCGCATGCAGGCCGATGACGGCAAGCCGACCACCATTGCCGATCCGGAAAGCCAGATCGCCATGATCTATCAGGACCTGGCGCGCAAGGTCGGTGCGCGCATCGCCCAGGCGGGCAAGCCGGCCATGCCCAGCATCGAGATCAGTGAGGACTAA
- the pncB gene encoding nicotinate phosphoribosyltransferase: MSESIFAERIVQNLLDTDFYKLTMMQAVLHNYPNAEVEWEFRCRSSEDLTPYLAEIRYQIERLSELSITADQLAFLERIPFIKPDFIRFLSLFRFNLRYVHTGIEDGQLSIRLRGPWLHVILFEVPLLAIVSEVRNRYRYREVLLEQAAERLYQKLDWLRAEASEDELAGFQLADFGTRRRFSYRVQEQAVHILKRDFPGRFVGTSNVHLAREFDLKPIGTMAHEWLMAHQQLGPRLIDSQIAALDCWVREYRGQLGIALTDCITMDAFLADFDLYFAKLFDGLRHDSGDPLEWAEKAIAHYEKLGIDPLSKTLVFSDGLDLPKSLRLYRALSGRIHVSFGVGTNLTCDIPGVEPMNIVIKMIACNGQPVAKISDTPGKTQCRDENFVSYLKHVFRVTQ, encoded by the coding sequence ATGAGCGAGAGTATCTTCGCCGAACGGATCGTGCAGAACCTGCTCGACACCGACTTCTACAAGCTGACCATGATGCAGGCGGTGCTGCACAACTACCCCAACGCCGAGGTGGAATGGGAGTTCCGCTGCCGCAGCAGCGAGGACCTGACGCCCTACCTGGCCGAAATTCGCTACCAGATCGAGCGCCTGAGCGAGCTGAGCATCACCGCGGACCAGCTCGCCTTTCTCGAGCGCATCCCGTTCATCAAGCCCGACTTCATCCGCTTTCTCAGCCTGTTCCGCTTCAACCTGCGCTACGTCCACACGGGCATCGAAGACGGCCAGTTGAGCATTCGCCTGCGCGGCCCCTGGCTGCACGTGATCCTCTTCGAGGTGCCGCTGCTGGCCATCGTCAGCGAAGTGCGCAACCGCTATCGCTACCGCGAGGTACTGCTGGAGCAGGCTGCCGAGCGCCTCTACCAGAAGCTCGACTGGCTGCGCGCCGAGGCCAGCGAGGACGAGCTGGCCGGTTTCCAGCTCGCCGACTTCGGCACCCGCCGGCGCTTTTCCTACCGCGTGCAGGAACAGGCGGTGCACATCCTCAAGCGTGATTTCCCAGGGCGTTTCGTCGGCACCAGCAACGTGCACCTGGCCCGCGAATTCGACCTCAAACCCATCGGCACCATGGCCCACGAATGGCTGATGGCGCACCAGCAACTGGGCCCCAGGCTGATCGACAGCCAGATAGCCGCCCTCGATTGCTGGGTGCGTGAATACCGCGGCCAGCTGGGTATCGCCCTGACCGACTGCATCACCATGGATGCCTTCCTGGCCGACTTCGACTTGTATTTCGCCAAGCTTTTCGACGGCCTGCGCCACGATTCCGGCGACCCGCTGGAGTGGGCGGAAAAGGCCATTGCCCACTACGAGAAACTCGGCATCGACCCGCTGAGCAAGACCCTGGTGTTCTCCGACGGGCTCGATCTGCCCAAGTCGCTACGGCTCTACCGTGCACTTTCCGGACGAATCCACGTAAGCTTCGGGGTCGGCACCAACCTGACCTGCGACATACCCGGCGTCGAGCCGATGAACATCGTGATCAAGATGATCGCCTGCAACGGCCAGCCCGTGGCGAAGATCTCCGACACACCCGGCAAGACCCAGTGCCGCGACGAGAATTTCGTCAGCTACCTGAAACACGTCTTTCGCGTCACCCAGTGA
- a CDS encoding cold-shock protein, producing MSNRQTGTVKWFNDEKGYGFITPQSGDDLFVHFKAIQSDGFKSLKEGQQVSFVATRGQKGMQAEEVQVI from the coding sequence ATGTCCAATCGTCAGACTGGCACCGTCAAGTGGTTCAACGATGAGAAAGGCTACGGCTTCATCACCCCGCAATCCGGTGACGACCTCTTCGTACACTTCAAAGCCATCCAGAGCGACGGTTTCAAATCCCTGAAGGAAGGCCAGCAGGTTTCCTTCGTGGCTACCCGTGGCCAGAAAGGCATGCAGGCTGAGGAAGTTCAGGTTATCTAA
- the rsxA gene encoding electron transport complex subunit RsxA, with protein MTELVLIMVSAILVNNFVLVQFLGLCPFMGVSKKIETAIGLSLATTFVLTLAAMCSYLVQQYVLKPLDLEFLRTISFILVIAVTVQFTEMVVNKTSPLLYRVLGIFLPLITTNCIVLGVALLNANKAEFTFITATVNGFAAGLGFSLVLVLFAAMRERIAIADVPKSFQGAAIGMITAGLMSLAFMGFAGLIKL; from the coding sequence ATGACCGAACTCGTCCTGATCATGGTCAGCGCCATCCTGGTCAACAACTTTGTGCTGGTGCAGTTTCTCGGCCTGTGCCCGTTCATGGGCGTGTCGAAGAAGATCGAAACCGCCATCGGCCTGTCGCTGGCCACCACCTTCGTGCTGACCCTGGCCGCCATGTGCAGCTACCTGGTGCAGCAGTACGTGCTCAAGCCGCTGGACCTGGAATTCCTGCGCACCATCAGCTTCATCCTGGTGATCGCGGTGACCGTGCAGTTCACCGAGATGGTGGTGAACAAGACCAGCCCGCTGCTGTATCGCGTGCTGGGCATCTTCCTGCCGCTGATCACCACCAACTGCATCGTCCTGGGCGTGGCCCTGCTCAACGCCAACAAGGCCGAGTTCACCTTCATCACCGCCACCGTCAACGGCTTCGCCGCCGGCCTGGGCTTCTCCCTGGTGCTGGTGCTGTTCGCCGCCATGCGTGAGCGCATCGCCATCGCCGACGTACCGAAGTCCTTCCAGGGCGCGGCCATCGGCATGATCACCGCCGGCCTGATGTCGCTGGCCTTCATGGGCTTTGCCGGGTTGATCAAGCTATGA
- the rsxC gene encoding electron transport complex subunit RsxC: MSAQEKIWDIPGGIHPAERKELSNRTPIQQAPLPKRLVLPLGQHIGAVAEPCVVVGQRVRKGEKIAEANGFVSAPLHAPTSGTVSFIGPQPYPHVSGMLAPAIVIDSDGLDEWIELKPHADYRHMASAELLALIREAGISGLGGAGFPTAVKLTARPTQKIHTLIINGTECEPYITADDLLMRERAGELVSGIDILVQLIQPDQVLIGIEDNKPEAIAAVRSACSERSYQVRVFPTKYPSGGEKQLIQILTGVEVPSGGLPADIGILCQNVGTCTAIHDAVVLGKPLISRITTLTGEALARPGNVEALLGTPVGELLEFAGLDTGKLNRLIMGGPMMGFTLPSLEVPLIKTSNCLLASTAAELPPPPPAMPCIRCGECAEACPASLLPQQLHFFALGQEHEQLKAHNLFDCIECGACAYVCPSSIPLVQYYRAAKAEIRELEQKQLKAEHSKQRFEQRQERLRRAEEQKEAERKARAEKAARAKAAQAEAPAVTAAAPADDALKKLKIEASMAQVALKKAEKQLAAHDTPELQTQVAELRAAAEAAQKALADAQAAAPAPAPKPAGDEALKKAKIDAAMLKAQLRKLEKLENPDDDQQAELARLRQQLEAAEKALADLEKQAPAPAAKPAGDEALKKAKIDAAMLKAQLRKLEKIETPDDDQQAELARLRQQLEAAEKVLADLESQAPDPAAKPAGDEALKKAKIEAAMLKAQLRKLEKIENPDDDQQTELARLRQQLEAAEKALADLEGRTPAPAAKPAGDDALKKAKVELAMKRAELKKAENAGADEADLQPLRDALAAAEQALHVAEAASGKPAPELVRTERPGVDEKFKALKTEVAFARADLRKLEREESASGEALEQARTRLAEAERKLAEYQP, translated from the coding sequence ATGAGCGCGCAGGAAAAGATCTGGGATATCCCGGGTGGCATCCACCCTGCCGAGCGCAAGGAGCTGTCCAACCGCACGCCGATCCAGCAGGCGCCGCTGCCCAAGCGCCTGGTGTTGCCGCTCGGCCAGCATATCGGTGCAGTCGCCGAGCCCTGCGTGGTGGTCGGCCAACGGGTGCGCAAGGGCGAGAAGATTGCCGAAGCCAACGGCTTCGTCAGCGCGCCGCTGCATGCCCCGACCTCCGGTACCGTCAGCTTTATCGGCCCGCAGCCCTACCCGCATGTCTCCGGCATGCTGGCGCCGGCCATCGTCATCGACAGCGACGGCCTGGACGAGTGGATCGAACTGAAGCCGCATGCCGACTACCGGCATATGGCATCCGCCGAGCTGCTGGCGCTGATCCGCGAGGCGGGTATCAGCGGCCTGGGCGGCGCCGGCTTCCCCACCGCGGTGAAGCTCACCGCCCGGCCGACGCAGAAGATCCACACCCTGATCATCAACGGCACCGAGTGCGAGCCCTATATCACCGCCGACGACCTGCTGATGCGCGAGCGCGCCGGCGAGCTGGTTTCCGGCATCGATATCCTGGTGCAGCTGATCCAGCCCGATCAGGTGCTGATCGGCATCGAGGACAACAAGCCCGAGGCCATCGCCGCGGTGCGCAGCGCCTGCAGCGAGCGCAGCTACCAGGTGCGGGTCTTCCCCACCAAGTACCCCTCCGGCGGCGAGAAGCAGCTGATCCAGATTCTCACCGGTGTCGAGGTGCCCTCGGGCGGGCTGCCGGCCGATATCGGCATCCTCTGCCAGAACGTCGGCACCTGCACGGCCATTCACGACGCGGTGGTGCTGGGCAAACCGCTGATTTCGCGTATCACCACCCTGACCGGCGAGGCGCTGGCACGCCCGGGCAATGTCGAGGCGCTGCTCGGCACGCCGGTGGGCGAGCTGCTGGAATTCGCCGGGCTGGATACCGGCAAACTCAATCGCCTGATCATGGGCGGACCGATGATGGGCTTTACCCTGCCCAGCCTCGAGGTGCCGCTGATCAAGACCAGCAACTGCCTGCTGGCCAGCACCGCCGCCGAGTTACCACCGCCACCACCGGCCATGCCCTGCATCCGCTGCGGCGAATGCGCCGAGGCCTGCCCGGCCAGCCTGCTGCCGCAGCAACTGCACTTCTTCGCCCTGGGCCAGGAACACGAACAGCTCAAGGCGCACAACCTGTTCGACTGCATCGAGTGTGGTGCCTGCGCCTACGTCTGCCCATCGAGCATTCCGCTGGTGCAGTACTACCGTGCGGCCAAGGCGGAAATCCGCGAGCTGGAACAGAAGCAGCTCAAGGCCGAGCACTCCAAGCAGCGCTTCGAACAGCGCCAAGAACGCCTGCGCCGCGCCGAGGAACAGAAGGAAGCCGAGCGCAAGGCGCGCGCGGAAAAAGCCGCCCGCGCCAAGGCGGCGCAGGCCGAGGCACCTGCGGTAACGGCAGCCGCGCCGGCCGATGACGCGCTGAAGAAACTCAAGATCGAAGCCAGCATGGCCCAGGTCGCGCTGAAGAAGGCGGAAAAACAGCTGGCCGCCCACGACACGCCGGAGCTGCAGACCCAGGTCGCCGAGCTTCGTGCCGCTGCAGAGGCCGCGCAAAAGGCCTTGGCCGACGCACAGGCAGCTGCCCCTGCCCCGGCGCCCAAACCGGCCGGCGACGAAGCGCTGAAGAAGGCCAAGATCGACGCGGCCATGCTCAAGGCCCAGCTGCGCAAGCTGGAAAAGCTCGAAAACCCGGACGACGACCAGCAGGCCGAACTCGCTCGCCTGCGCCAGCAGCTGGAAGCCGCCGAGAAGGCCCTGGCCGATCTGGAAAAGCAGGCGCCTGCCCCCGCTGCCAAACCGGCCGGCGACGAGGCGCTGAAGAAAGCCAAGATCGACGCCGCCATGCTCAAGGCCCAGCTGCGCAAGCTGGAAAAGATCGAGACCCCGGACGACGACCAGCAGGCCGAACTCGCTCGCCTGCGCCAGCAGCTGGAAGCCGCCGAGAAGGTTCTGGCCGATCTGGAAAGCCAGGCGCCCGACCCCGCCGCCAAACCGGCCGGCGACGAAGCGTTGAAGAAGGCCAAGATCGAAGCCGCCATGCTCAAGGCCCAGCTGCGCAAGCTGGAGAAGATCGAAAACCCGGACGACGACCAGCAGACCGAACTCGCCCGTCTGCGTCAGCAACTGGAAGCAGCCGAGAAAGCCCTGGCCGATCTGGAAGGCCGGACACCCGCCCCTGCCGCCAAACCCGCCGGTGACGACGCCTTGAAAAAGGCCAAGGTCGAACTGGCGATGAAACGCGCCGAGCTGAAGAAGGCCGAGAATGCCGGCGCCGACGAAGCCGACCTGCAGCCTCTGCGCGATGCCCTGGCCGCCGCCGAACAGGCTCTGCATGTAGCCGAGGCGGCCTCGGGCAAGCCGGCGCCGGAGCTGGTACGCACCGAACGCCCCGGCGTGGACGAAAAATTCAAGGCGCTAAAGACCGAGGTGGCCTTCGCCCGCGCCGACCTGCGCAAGCTGGAGCGTGAAGAGAGCGCCTCTGGCGAGGCGCTGGAACAGGCGCGTACACGCCTGGCCGAAGCCGAACGCAAGCTGGCCGAATACCAGCCGTAG
- the metG gene encoding methionine--tRNA ligase — MTEARKILVTSALPYANGSIHLGHMLEYVQTDMWVRYQKLRGNQAIYVCADDAHGSAIMLRAEKEGITPEQLIANVQAEHTADFADFLVDFDNYHSTHSQENRELSASIYLALRDKGHIATRAVTQYFDPEKGMFLADRFIKGTCPKCGAEDQYGDNCEKCGATYTPTELKNPRSAISGAVPVLKESQHFFFKLPDFEAMLKQWTRSGALQEAVANKIAEWLDGGLQEWDISRDAPYFGFEIPGEPGKYFYVWLDAPIGYMASFKNLCSKRPELDFDAFWGKDSTAELYHFIGKDIVNFHALFWPAMLEGAGYRKPTAVNVHGYLTVNGQKMSKSRGTFIKARTYLDHLNPEYLRYYYASKLGRGVDDLDLNLEDFVQKVNSDLVGKVVNIASRCAGFIHKGNNGLLVAANPEPELWDAFQAAAPSIAEAYEARDFSRAMREIMALADRANAWIADKAPWALNKVEGKQAEVQEICALGINLFRQLVIMLKPVLPKLAADAEAFLNVNPQTWADLTLPLANHQLNPFNPLLTRIEPAKIEAMVEASKEDLAAEASKPQGNGELAKDPLAAEINFDAFAAVDLRIALIEKCEFVEGADKLLRLSLDIGDEKRNVFSGIKSAYPDPSKLEGRLTLYVANLAPRKMKFGISEGMVLAAGPGGEEIYLLSPDSGAKPGQRVK, encoded by the coding sequence ATGACCGAAGCCCGCAAGATTCTCGTTACCAGCGCCCTCCCCTACGCCAACGGCTCCATCCACCTCGGCCATATGCTCGAGTACGTGCAGACCGACATGTGGGTGCGCTACCAGAAGCTGCGCGGCAATCAGGCGATCTACGTCTGCGCCGACGATGCCCACGGCTCGGCGATCATGCTGCGCGCCGAGAAGGAAGGCATCACCCCCGAGCAGCTCATCGCCAACGTGCAGGCCGAGCACACCGCCGACTTCGCCGACTTCCTGGTGGACTTCGACAACTACCACTCCACCCACTCGCAGGAAAACCGCGAGCTGTCGGCATCCATCTACCTGGCGCTGCGCGACAAGGGCCATATCGCCACCCGCGCGGTGACCCAGTACTTCGACCCCGAAAAGGGCATGTTCCTCGCCGACCGCTTCATCAAGGGCACCTGCCCGAAGTGCGGCGCCGAGGATCAGTACGGCGACAACTGCGAGAAGTGCGGCGCGACCTATACACCGACCGAGCTGAAGAATCCGCGCTCGGCCATCTCCGGCGCGGTGCCGGTACTCAAGGAGTCGCAGCACTTCTTCTTCAAGCTGCCGGACTTCGAGGCCATGCTCAAGCAGTGGACCCGCTCAGGCGCGCTGCAGGAGGCGGTGGCCAACAAGATCGCCGAATGGCTCGACGGCGGCCTGCAGGAGTGGGACATCAGCCGTGATGCGCCCTACTTCGGCTTCGAGATTCCCGGCGAGCCGGGCAAGTACTTCTACGTCTGGCTGGACGCGCCGATCGGCTATATGGCCAGCTTCAAGAACCTCTGCAGCAAACGCCCGGAGCTGGACTTCGATGCGTTCTGGGGCAAGGATTCCACCGCCGAGCTGTACCACTTCATCGGCAAGGACATCGTCAACTTCCACGCCCTGTTCTGGCCGGCCATGCTCGAAGGCGCCGGCTACCGCAAGCCCACTGCGGTCAACGTGCACGGCTATCTGACGGTGAACGGGCAAAAGATGTCCAAGTCGCGCGGCACCTTCATCAAGGCGCGCACCTATCTGGATCACCTGAACCCGGAGTACCTGCGCTACTACTACGCCTCCAAGCTGGGCCGCGGCGTCGACGATCTGGACCTGAACCTCGAGGACTTCGTGCAGAAGGTTAACTCGGATCTGGTCGGCAAGGTGGTCAACATCGCCAGCCGCTGCGCCGGCTTCATCCACAAGGGCAACAATGGCCTGCTGGTCGCCGCCAACCCGGAGCCGGAGCTGTGGGACGCCTTCCAGGCCGCTGCGCCGAGCATCGCCGAGGCCTACGAAGCACGTGATTTCTCCCGCGCCATGCGCGAGATCATGGCCCTGGCCGACCGCGCCAACGCCTGGATCGCCGACAAGGCGCCCTGGGCCCTGAACAAGGTCGAAGGCAAGCAGGCCGAGGTGCAGGAAATCTGCGCGCTGGGCATCAATCTGTTCCGCCAGCTGGTGATCATGTTGAAACCCGTGCTGCCGAAGCTGGCCGCCGATGCCGAAGCCTTCCTCAATGTGAATCCGCAAACCTGGGCCGACCTCACGCTGCCGCTGGCCAACCACCAGCTCAACCCGTTCAACCCGCTGCTGACCCGCATCGAGCCGGCGAAGATCGAAGCCATGGTCGAAGCCTCCAAGGAAGATCTGGCCGCCGAAGCGTCCAAGCCACAGGGCAATGGCGAACTGGCCAAGGACCCGCTGGCCGCCGAGATCAACTTCGATGCCTTCGCCGCCGTCGACCTGCGTATCGCCCTGATCGAGAAGTGCGAGTTCGTCGAAGGCGCCGACAAGCTGCTGCGCCTGTCGCTGGATATCGGTGACGAGAAGCGCAACGTGTTCTCCGGCATCAAGTCCGCCTACCCGGACCCGAGCAAGCTGGAAGGCCGCCTGACCCTGTACGTCGCCAACCTGGCGCCGCGCAAGATGAAGTTCGGTATCAGCGAAGGCATGGTCCTGGCGGCCGGCCCCGGTGGCGAGGAAATCTACCTGCTCAGCCCGGACAGCGGCGCCAAGCCGGGTCAGCGCGTCAAGTAA
- the nadE gene encoding ammonia-dependent NAD(+) synthetase, with protein sequence MSNRQAEIAAALDVVPPFADDAALVAEIERRKTFIKNTLKQSGLKVLVLGISGGVDSTTAGRLAQLSVEELRAETGDADYRFIAVRLPHNTQHDEHDAQDSLKFVNADEEATVNIAASVIGLSEQVSHLQQLSDARRDFVIGNVKARIRMVAQFTIANANNGLVIGTDHAAEAVMGFFTKFGDGACDLAPLSGLVKHQVRAIAAHLGAPQHLVQKTPTADLEELRPGKPDEEAHGVTYAEIDAFLHGQNVSDEAYATIVRTYDATRHKRELPLVP encoded by the coding sequence ATGAGTAACCGCCAAGCCGAAATCGCCGCCGCCCTCGACGTGGTGCCCCCCTTCGCCGACGATGCCGCGCTGGTCGCCGAGATCGAACGGCGCAAGACCTTCATCAAGAACACCCTCAAGCAGTCCGGCCTCAAGGTACTGGTGCTGGGTATCAGCGGCGGCGTGGACTCCACCACGGCCGGACGCCTGGCCCAGCTCTCGGTCGAGGAGCTGCGTGCCGAGACCGGCGACGCCGACTATCGCTTCATCGCCGTGCGTCTGCCGCACAACACCCAGCACGACGAGCACGACGCCCAGGATTCGCTGAAATTCGTCAATGCCGATGAAGAGGCCACGGTCAACATCGCCGCCAGCGTAATCGGCCTCAGCGAGCAGGTCAGCCACCTGCAACAGCTGAGCGACGCCCGTCGCGACTTCGTGATTGGCAACGTCAAGGCACGCATTCGCATGGTCGCCCAGTTCACCATCGCCAACGCCAACAACGGCCTGGTGATCGGCACCGACCACGCCGCCGAGGCGGTGATGGGCTTCTTCACCAAGTTCGGCGACGGCGCCTGTGACCTCGCTCCGCTGTCGGGTCTGGTTAAACACCAGGTGCGCGCCATCGCCGCGCACCTGGGCGCGCCACAACATCTGGTACAGAAGACGCCCACCGCCGACCTGGAGGAACTGCGCCCCGGCAAGCCGGACGAGGAGGCTCACGGCGTGACCTACGCCGAGATCGATGCCTTCCTGCATGGCCAGAACGTCAGCGACGAGGCCTATGCCACCATCGTGCGCACCTATGACGCCACGCGCCACAAGCGCGAGCTGCCGCTGGTGCCCTGA